In Amycolatopsis sp. EV170708-02-1, the following are encoded in one genomic region:
- a CDS encoding AAA family ATPase — MAARDVKLPTGHQEDAEIRVERDFMEHCRAKLTRMRGEVTAMLDSGAAEGDAVTDKYFNHALREFRKQVVKDLSGFDDVPLFFGRLDYPAGDVFDIKADAVRGGDSHTRTEDSDLVYVGRRGVRDEDGEPIVIDWRAMLSRAFYEASSGDSMGVRVRRRYGFDQNGVLTAYEDEPLTGENRSDDGGGLLAAEIERPRQGPMRDIVATIQPEQMRLVRAAVDQTLCIQGAPGTGKTAVGLHRLAYLLFSERDRLRKEGGVAVIGPNSSFLAYIRNVLPALGEIEVSQVTIDDLTGQGRTAGRVDSPAAAHVKGGLEMAEVLRRHLWSQIAEPTEPLELKHQHRTWRVSVEEQAAELEDVLGRRTGYGAGRELLVQRLAHRVLRQMERVGRAGTTLTQLCRNRAIGQAIRRMWPAIDPARLVFDLLTDPDRLAAAADGVLSPEDQRTILLSPRPRSVKAMVWSTLDLALLDEAAGLVDRPVRLGHIVIDEAQDLSPMHFRAISRRVAGACTVLGDLAQATSPSAVRDWSEVLAHLDRPGGRIEVLDRGYRVPAEVLDYAARLLPHIAPDLTGPTSFRHSADALHVTRTSEDRRTETLIEACETALSREGSVCLIAADEEIPELQAALTAEGIRHTVLGGDVLDAERVTLAPVTLAKGLEYDTVLVVEPSRIVDAEPRGLQRLYVALTRAVSRLHVVHARPLPAALAGDRVLAEIH; from the coding sequence ATGGCTGCGCGGGACGTGAAGCTCCCCACCGGACATCAGGAGGACGCGGAGATCCGCGTCGAGCGCGATTTCATGGAGCACTGCCGCGCGAAGCTGACCCGCATGCGCGGCGAGGTCACCGCGATGCTCGACAGCGGCGCGGCCGAGGGCGACGCCGTCACGGACAAGTACTTCAACCACGCGCTGCGCGAGTTCCGCAAGCAGGTGGTCAAGGACCTGTCCGGCTTCGACGACGTGCCGCTGTTCTTCGGCCGCCTCGACTACCCGGCGGGCGATGTCTTCGACATCAAGGCCGACGCGGTCCGCGGCGGTGACTCCCATACGCGCACCGAGGACAGCGATCTCGTCTACGTCGGCCGCCGCGGTGTCCGCGACGAAGACGGCGAGCCCATCGTGATCGATTGGCGCGCCATGCTTTCGCGCGCGTTCTACGAAGCGTCCTCCGGCGACTCGATGGGCGTGCGCGTCCGGCGCCGGTACGGCTTCGACCAGAACGGCGTGCTCACCGCCTACGAAGACGAACCGCTCACCGGCGAGAACCGCTCCGACGACGGTGGCGGCTTGCTGGCGGCGGAGATCGAGCGTCCCCGCCAGGGACCGATGCGCGACATCGTGGCCACGATCCAGCCCGAGCAGATGCGCCTGGTGCGCGCCGCCGTCGACCAGACGCTGTGCATCCAGGGCGCGCCGGGCACCGGGAAGACCGCGGTGGGCCTGCACAGGCTGGCGTACCTGCTCTTCTCCGAGCGGGACAGGCTGCGCAAGGAGGGCGGCGTCGCCGTCATCGGCCCCAACAGCTCGTTCCTCGCCTACATCCGCAACGTCCTGCCCGCACTGGGCGAGATCGAGGTCTCCCAGGTCACCATCGACGATCTCACCGGTCAGGGCCGCACGGCCGGTCGCGTCGACAGCCCGGCGGCGGCGCACGTCAAAGGCGGCCTGGAGATGGCGGAGGTGCTGCGGCGTCACCTGTGGTCGCAGATCGCCGAGCCGACGGAGCCGCTCGAACTCAAACACCAGCACCGCACCTGGCGGGTGTCCGTCGAGGAGCAGGCCGCCGAACTCGAAGACGTGCTCGGCAGGCGGACCGGCTACGGCGCCGGCCGCGAACTGCTCGTCCAGCGCCTGGCGCACCGCGTGCTGCGCCAGATGGAACGGGTCGGCCGCGCGGGGACCACGTTGACCCAGCTTTGCCGCAACAGGGCGATCGGCCAGGCCATCCGCCGGATGTGGCCCGCCATCGATCCCGCCCGCCTGGTCTTCGACCTCCTCACGGATCCGGACCGGCTGGCCGCCGCGGCCGACGGCGTCCTGTCGCCGGAGGATCAGCGGACGATCCTGCTCAGCCCGCGTCCGCGCAGTGTCAAGGCGATGGTCTGGTCGACGCTCGACCTGGCCCTCCTCGACGAAGCCGCGGGCCTGGTCGATCGGCCGGTCCGGCTGGGCCACATCGTGATCGACGAGGCCCAGGATCTCAGCCCGATGCATTTCCGGGCGATCTCCCGCCGGGTCGCGGGTGCCTGCACGGTGCTGGGAGATCTGGCACAGGCGACGAGTCCGTCGGCGGTGCGGGACTGGTCGGAGGTGCTCGCCCACCTCGACCGTCCCGGCGGGCGGATCGAAGTGCTCGACCGTGGCTATCGCGTGCCCGCGGAGGTGCTGGACTACGCGGCCCGCCTCCTGCCGCATATCGCCCCGGACCTGACGGGCCCGACCTCCTTCCGCCACAGCGCGGACGCGCTCCACGTGACCCGGACGAGCGAGGACAGGCGGACCGAAACGCTCATCGAGGCCTGCGAAACCGCGCTGTCGCGGGAAGGTTCGGTTTGCCTCATCGCCGCCGACGAAGAGATTCCGGAACTGCAAGCGGCCTTGACGGCCGAAGGCATCAGGCACACTGTCCTCGGCGGCGATGTCCTGGACGCGGAACGCGTGACATTGGCCCCGGTCACCCTGGCGAAAGGTCTTGAATACGACACTGTCCTGGTCGTCGAGCCGAGCCGCATCGTCGACGCGGAGCCCCGTGGACTCCAGCGTTTGTACGTGGCGTTGACCCGTGCGGTGAGCAGGCTTCACGTCGTGCACGCCCGGCCGCTCCCGGCGGCTCTCGCCGGTGACCGTGTGCTGGCCGAAATCCATTAG
- a CDS encoding PadR family transcriptional regulator, with protein sequence MRTLTALGLTVLRLLTDRPQHAYELQQRMREQGLDQIVKVTHGALYNTVDTLAKAGLIEPVETVRDGRRPERTVYSITAPGREQARERLRELLVTLTPEYPAYCAALAFMSLLTAEDAASRLEHRCVLLEGRLAASQAEYDALTGRDVPRVALVEMRHLRAHLRADLELTRALVDEIHSGRLELSGSAAVR encoded by the coding sequence GTGCGGACTCTCACTGCGCTGGGCCTCACGGTGCTGCGCCTGCTCACCGATCGGCCGCAGCACGCGTACGAGCTGCAGCAGCGGATGCGGGAACAGGGGCTGGACCAGATCGTCAAGGTCACGCACGGGGCGCTGTACAACACGGTGGACACGCTGGCGAAGGCCGGGCTGATCGAGCCGGTCGAGACCGTCCGCGACGGCAGACGCCCCGAACGCACCGTCTACTCGATCACCGCGCCGGGCCGCGAGCAGGCCCGCGAACGGTTGCGCGAGCTGCTGGTCACCCTCACCCCGGAGTACCCCGCGTACTGCGCCGCGCTGGCATTCATGTCACTGCTGACCGCGGAGGACGCCGCGAGCAGGCTCGAACATCGATGCGTGCTGCTCGAAGGCAGGCTCGCGGCTTCGCAGGCCGAGTACGACGCGCTGACCGGGCGCGACGTGCCACGCGTCGCGCTGGTGGAGATGCGGCACCTGCGCGCCCATCTGCGGGCGGACCTCGAGCTCACTCGCGCCCTTGTCGACGAGATCCACAGTGGGCGGCTGGAGTTGAGCGGTTCCGCCGCCGTGCGGTGA
- a CDS encoding family 16 glycosylhydrolase: METLNSPTSTDWKVLWQDDFDGPRGAPLDRDRWKVITGKPWAAGIESYADDTGHLSLDGEGHLRMTATHSEEDGYVSAWIETVREDFVPAPGGALKIEAVVKTAPGLGLDCAMFAWANRMRHLGETEPLQGWYLSGELDIFEVVNSEPANVYGVVHSPECHQLPSLGMGTATATPDGRPLSEDFHTYSVVWTRDPDSITWYLDGREYLRLTPADTTPKGWLFNQEVFVGLLVVVGSPGGPVMPGEPDPAAFPTTMLVDRVTVAEVAPPA, from the coding sequence ATGGAAACGCTGAACTCGCCCACCTCGACGGACTGGAAGGTCCTGTGGCAGGACGACTTCGACGGCCCGCGGGGAGCGCCGCTCGACCGCGACCGCTGGAAGGTGATCACCGGAAAGCCTTGGGCGGCGGGCATCGAGTCCTACGCGGACGACACCGGCCACCTGAGCCTGGACGGCGAAGGCCATCTGCGGATGACGGCCACGCACAGCGAAGAGGACGGCTACGTCTCGGCCTGGATCGAGACGGTGCGCGAGGATTTCGTCCCGGCGCCGGGCGGCGCGCTCAAGATCGAGGCCGTGGTCAAGACCGCGCCGGGACTGGGCCTCGACTGCGCGATGTTCGCGTGGGCGAACCGGATGCGTCACCTCGGGGAGACCGAGCCGCTGCAGGGCTGGTACCTCTCCGGCGAGCTGGACATCTTCGAAGTGGTGAACTCCGAACCCGCCAACGTGTACGGCGTCGTGCACTCGCCGGAGTGCCACCAGCTGCCGTCACTGGGGATGGGCACCGCCACCGCCACGCCGGACGGACGGCCGCTGAGCGAGGACTTCCACACCTACTCCGTCGTGTGGACCCGCGACCCGGACTCGATCACCTGGTACCTCGACGGCCGTGAGTACCTGCGGCTCACCCCGGCCGACACCACCCCGAAGGGCTGGCTGTTCAACCAGGAGGTCTTCGTCGGACTGCTCGTGGTGGTCGGCAGCCCGGGCGGCCCCGTGATGCCCGGGGAACCCGATCCCGCCGCCTTCCCGACGACGATGCTCGTCGACCGCGTCACCGTCGCGGAGGTGGCGCCGCCCGCCTGA